The Halichoerus grypus chromosome 9, mHalGry1.hap1.1, whole genome shotgun sequence genome has a window encoding:
- the GJB7 gene encoding gap junction beta-7 protein, whose product MSWMLLRDLLTGVNKYSTGIGRIWLTVVFIFRLLVYMVAAEHVWKDEQKEFECNVKQPGCENVCFDHFFPISQVRLWALQLVMVSTPSLLVVLHVAYREGREKRHRKKLYVSPGMMDGGLWYTYLISLIVKTGFEIGFLALFYKLYDGFSVPYLMKCDLKPCPNTVDCFISKPTEKTIFILCLVITSCLCIMLNFIELSFLVLKCLIKCCLQKYSKRLKSSACECHNLRYVECGEIGAPLLLQNRHSDLAMSSPQRGETKLLFDAQEG is encoded by the coding sequence ATGAGTTGGATGTTGCTCAGGGACCTCCTAACTGGAGTAAACAAATACTCAACCGGGATTGGGCGGATTTGGCTCACTGTTGTGTTCATCTTCCGTTTGCTGGTCTACATGGTGGCGGCAGAGCATGTGTGGAAAGATGAGCAGAAAGAGTTTGAGTGCAACGTTAAACAGCCTGGTTGTGAAAATGTGTGTTTTGATCACTTCTTCCCCATCTCCCAGGTCAGACTTTGGGCCTTACAACTGGTCATGGTCTCCACGCCTTCACTTCTGGTGGTTCTACATGTAGCCTATCGTGAGGGTAGAGAGAAAAGGCACAGAAAGAAACTCTATGTCAGCCCAGGTATGATGGATGGGGGCCTGTGGTACACTTACCTTATCAGCCTTATTGTTAAAACTGGTTTTGAAATTGGCTTCCTGGCTTTATTTTACAAACTATATGACGGCTTTAGTGTTCCCTACCTTATGAAGTGTGATTTGAAGCCTTGTCCCAACACTGTGGACTGCTTCATATCCAAACCCACCGAGAAAACGATCTTCATACTCTGCTTGGTTATTACCTCATGCCTGTGCATTATGTTGAATTTCATTGAACTGAGCTTTTTGGTTCTCAAGTGCCTTATTAAGTGCTGTCTCCAAAAATACTCTAAAAGACTCAAGTCCTCAGCATGTGAGTGCCACAACCTCAGATATGTTGAATGTGGTGAGATAGGGGCTCCTCTCCTACTCCAGAATCGCCATTCAGATTTGGCCATGAGCTCACCCCAGCGAGGTGAAACAAAGCTGCTTTTTGATGCACAAGAGGGTTAG